The sequence below is a genomic window from Deinococcota bacterium.
GAGTCCTTGATGGGGTCGGCCACGGCGATGATGGCGGCGAGCTCCCCGTCCACCGCGGCGTAGAGAGGGCTCTTCCCTTCGTCGGCGAGGCGCCCGGCCTCCTCCGCAAAGGCGCTCACGTTCAGGCCGAGCCGGGTCATGTAACGGTCCGCCCCGACCTGCACCAGGCGCCCGTTCACCGTCGCCTCGACGCCGTAACCCGGCACCGCGTCGAACGCCTCCGGAGAGGCAAGGCTGAGGCCGCCCTGCTCGGCCGCCGCGACGATCGCCGCGGCGATGGGGTGCTCGGAGTTCCGCTCTACCGCGGCAACCAAGCCCAGGAGCTCGCCTGGGTCGAAGCCCGGCTGCGTGACGAAGTCGGTGAGTTCCGGTTTCCCCTTGGTGAGCGTGCCGGTCTTGTCGAGGGCGATGATCTTGGCTTTCTGGAGCTCCTGGAGAGCCGCGCCGTTGCGAAACAGCACGCCCATCTCCGCGGCCTTGCCGGTGCCGACCATGATCGAGGTGGGCGTAGCGAGGCCCATCGCACAGGGGCAGGCGATGATGAGGACCGCCACGGCGTTGACGAGGGCGAAGGTCAGCGCGGGCTGCGGTCCAAGGAGCATCCAGACGCCGAAGGTGAGAAGCGCGATGACGATCACCACCGGCACGAACACGCCGACCACCTTATCCGCCAAGGCCTGAATGGGTACCTTGGAGCCCTGAGCGTTCTCCACCATCTTGATGATCTGCGCCAGCAGCGTGTCTGCTCCCACCTTGGTCGCCCCGAAGCGGAAGGCGCCCGTCTTGTTGATGGTGCCGCCGACCACCTCGTCGCCCTCGCCCTTCTGCACGGGCAGGGGCTCACCGGTGATCATCGACTCGTCGATAAAGGACGAGCCGGAGACGACCCGACCGTCCACGGGGATCTTGTCACCCGGACGCACGAGCACGGTGTCGCCGGGAACGACCTCGTCGATGGGGAGCTCGAGTTCCTGTCCACCCCGCACCACGCGAGCAGTCTTGGCTTGCAAGCCGAGGAGCTTCTTGATGGCCTCGCTGGTGCGGCCCTTGGCGATGGCCTCCAAGTACTTGCCGACCAAGATGAGCGTGACGATGACCGCGGCGGCCTCGTAGTAGACATGGACCGTCCCGGCGGGGAGGAGCCAGGGGAAGAAGGTGGCGACGACCGAGTAGCCATAGGCCGCGCTGGTGCCGAGCATGACGAGCGAGTTCATGTCGGGACTGAGGCTCCGCAAGGCCGGCCAGCCCTTCTGATAAAAGCGCAGACCGGGACCGAACTGCACGGCGCTGCCCAGAATGAAGAACAGGTAGTAGAGGCGTTCCATCGGCACGAGCCCATGGAACCAGTGCCCCAGGGGCGGGATCATCATGGGCAGCATGTCGAGGAGGAAGATGGGCAGGGTGAGGATGGCCGCGACGACGAACTCGCCGCGGAGCGTGCGGGTCTCGCCCTCGCGCGCCTCCCGCTCGCTGTCGACGCGGTCCTTGCCGGCGGCTTCCCCCAGCACTTCGTAGCCCGCTTTGCGAATGGCGCCCTTGAGCTGTCCCACGCTCACCGCATCCGGCAAGTAGGTGACGCTGGCCTTTTCGGTCGCTAAGTTGACGGTCGCCTCCAGGACCCCGTCGAGCTTGTTCAGGCTTCGCTCGACGCGCGCCACGCAACTCGCGCAGGTCATGCCGCTGACGCTCAGGCTGGCCTTGGCGGTCACGGGGGTATAGCCGCTTCGGGTGATGGTCTCGAGGATCGCTTCTTGTCCCAGGCGCTCGGGGTCGAAGGAGACGCTGGCCCTTTCGGTCGCTAAGTTGACGCTGGCTCCCTCCACCCCCTCGAGCTTGTTCAGGGCGCGCTCGACGCGGCCGACGCAACTGGCGCAGGTCATGCCCTCGACACCAATCTGCAAGCTTTTCATAAAGTCCTCCTTCAGGCAGCGACGACTGCGGCCAGGGTTGTTTTCCATCATCCCACCCCCCCTGGGGTGGACTGTTGCAAGTATAGCAGACCCCGGAGAGAGCGTCAAGCAACGAAAACCAGAGCAGGGCGACGGTTTCAGGTGCCAGGTCAAGGCTCTGGATCAAGGCCCTGGATCAAGGCCCCAGAGACAAGAGCCCGAGGCTAAACCTCGGCCTTGGGTGAACTCGAACCCAGCCTCTCGAACCCAGCCTCAACAAGGTCTAGGCGCGGTACTTGAGCGCCTCCATCAGCTCCTCGACGATCTTGTCGGTGTCGCCGCGGACCGCCGCGGTCGCCACGTGATCCTTGATGTGCGAGCGCAACACGGCTTCGTTGACCTTGCTCAAGGCACCCTGAACGGCCTTTATCTGCTTGAGGACATCCACGCAGTAGACGCTCTCGTCCTCGAGCATTCTGAGGACGCCCTCGAGATGACCCTTGGCGCTCTTGAGGCGAAGCGCGGCGTGCTTGCGCACCTCGCCGTCGAGATGAAGACAGTCCGGGTGGGCGACCTCGTCCGGCTCGCGCACGTTCGCGGGTGACGACGCCATGACTAGCGGAGCGGCGAGGCCTGGTAGCCCTCTTCCTCGACGGCCGAGACGAGCGCTTGAACGTCGGGAGAGCCCCCCACCTTTGCTATCCCGGTGTCGAGATCGACCGTCACCGTGTCGACGCCGGCAACCCCTTCCAGGGCGTTGGTTACAGCCTTTTGACAGTGTTCACAGGTCATCCCGGTGATCTTCAGTTCGGTCATGATGTCTCCTCCTTACCACCCCAGGGGGGGTGGATGATTGCTCCCAGTCTAGCCCAATTTTCGCCTGGCGCTTGTGCCAGGCTTACCAGGCTGGCGCGGTACCGCTGCGAGTCCTCGGGGTGAACGGGTTTGGCTGAGCCGCCGCCAACGTTGAGCGAGTCGCATGGGCGAGCGCGTCACGACAAAGCTGCAAGCCCAGGCGTGTCGCGCTCAGGCCAAAGCCGTAGCCGGGCTTGCGCGTGACAGGCCAAGCCGCGCCCGGCGTGGTAGCCTGGCAAAGAGATTATGCCTACCCAGAGCGTCCAAAGCACTGCAGCAGACGAGTCCAACGGCGAGAAGCGCGTGGTCGCGCCCAACTTCATCACCGACATTATCAGCGAGGATCTGGCGTCGGGGGGGTGCGAGCGCGTCGTCACTCGCTGGCCCCCCGAGCCCAACGGCTACATCCACATCGGCCACGCCAAGGCCATCAACTTGAATTTCGGCATTGCTCAGGATTACGGTGGTCGTTGCAGTCTGCGCTTTGACGATACCAACCCTGCCACTGAAGACAGCGAATACGTTGAGGCCATCAAGCGCGATATCCGCTGGCTCGGCTTCGACTGGGGCGACAATCTGTTTTTCGCCTCGGACTACTTCGGCCAGCTCTATGAGCACGCCGTCACGCTAATAGAGCGGGGTCTTGCCTATGTGGACAGCCTGAGCGAGGCAGAGATCCGCGACTACCGGGGAACGATCACCGCACCCGGGCGCGAGAGCCCCTACCGGAACCGTTCGGTAGCGGATAACTTGGGCCTCTTGGAGCGCATGAGGCGGGGCGAGTTCGCCGAGGGCGCGCACGTGCTCCGGGCGAAGATCGACATGGCGCACCCCAACATGGTCATGCGCGACCCCATCCTCTACCGCATCCGCCACACGCACCACTACCGCACGGGCGACGCCTGGCACATCTACCCCCTCTACGACTTCGCGCACGGCCTCTGTGACGCCATCGAAGGGGTGACGCACTCGCTCTGCACCCTGGAGTTCGAGACGCGCCGTGAACTCTATGACTGGTTCGTGACTAGGCTCTACGAGCCGCCGCGCCCGCATCAGTACGAGTTCGGCCGGCACGCCATCGAGTATACCGTGACCGGCAAGCGCAAGCTCATCGAACTCGTCAAGGATGGACACGTTTCGGGTTGGGACGACCCGCGCCTGCCGACCATCGCGGGCCTGCGCCGCCGCGGCGTGACGCCCGCGGCGATCCACGACTTCAACAACCGCATCGGCGTCTCCAAACAGAACAGCAGCGTCAGCATCGCCCTTTTGGAGCACAGCATCCGTGACGACCTCAACTTCAAGGCCCCGCGGGTGATGGCGGTCCTGGAGCCGCTCAAGGTGATCATCAGCAACTATCCCGCAGGCAAGGCGGAAGAACTCAGCGCCTCCTACTGGCCTCACGACGTGCCCAAGGAGGGCTCGCGCGGGGTGCCCTTCTCCCGCGAGCTCTATATCGAACGGGGCGACTTCGAGGAGCATCCGCCCCAGGGCTTCAAGCGCCTCTCGCCCGGAGGGGAGGTGCGCCTGCGCTACGCCTACGTCATCCGCTGTGACGAGGTGATCAAGGACGCGGCAGGTCAGGTGAGCGAACTGCGCTGCTCCTACGACCCGGCCACGCTCGGCGCGCCGCCGCCGGGCCGCAAGGTCAAGGGAACGGTTCACTGGCTATCGGCGGGACACGCCCTTCCTGCCGAGTTGCGCCTCTACGACCGCCTCTTCAGGGTAGCCAAGCCCGACGCGGGCGAGCGGCCCTTCACCGACTACTTGAACCCCGAGTCGCTGGTCGTAAGGCGCGGCTTCGTCGAGCCGAGCGTGGGGGATGACCCCAAAGACAGCCGCTACCAGTTCGAACGCCAGGGCTACTTCATGCAGGACCCCATCGACTCGAGGCCCGGCGCGCTCGTCTTCAACCGCATCGTCACCCTGCGCGATTCGTGGGCCAAGGCCGCCAAGGACAAGCCCGCTGAGCGCGCGGCAGCGAAAGCCGAGCCCAAAGCGGCCGCCGGGGCCGCGAGCGAAGGCGCGCCGCGCGACCCGCTGCTCGACTTTTCGCCCGAGCAGCGTGCGCGCTTCGCGCGCTACCGCGGCGACTTGAGCTTGAGCAGAGATGACGCGGCCCTGCTGGCCGGCGACTCGTCCCTCGCCGCATTTTTTGAAGGGGCGCTGGAACGTCACGGCAACGCCCAGGGCGTCGCCAACTGGACCGTCAACGAGGTCCGGCGCGCGTTCAAGGAGAGATCCGCCGAGGACCTCTCCCTCGAGCCCGCCGACCTCGGTGCGCTCGTCGCGCTCGTCGACGAGGGCACCATCACCCGCCGCGTCGCCAAGGAGGTGTTTGCGGCGATGATGGAGACCGGCGGCGACCCCAGAGAGATCGTCAGGGAAAAGGGCCTCGAGCAGGTCGCCGACGAAGCC
It includes:
- a CDS encoding heavy metal translocating P-type ATPase; the encoded protein is MKSLQIGVEGMTCASCVGRVERALNKLEGVEGASVNLATERASVSFDPERLGQEAILETITRSGYTPVTAKASLSVSGMTCASCVARVERSLNKLDGVLEATVNLATEKASVTYLPDAVSVGQLKGAIRKAGYEVLGEAAGKDRVDSEREAREGETRTLRGEFVVAAILTLPIFLLDMLPMMIPPLGHWFHGLVPMERLYYLFFILGSAVQFGPGLRFYQKGWPALRSLSPDMNSLVMLGTSAAYGYSVVATFFPWLLPAGTVHVYYEAAAVIVTLILVGKYLEAIAKGRTSEAIKKLLGLQAKTARVVRGGQELELPIDEVVPGDTVLVRPGDKIPVDGRVVSGSSFIDESMITGEPLPVQKGEGDEVVGGTINKTGAFRFGATKVGADTLLAQIIKMVENAQGSKVPIQALADKVVGVFVPVVIVIALLTFGVWMLLGPQPALTFALVNAVAVLIIACPCAMGLATPTSIMVGTGKAAEMGVLFRNGAALQELQKAKIIALDKTGTLTKGKPELTDFVTQPGFDPGELLGLVAAVERNSEHPIAAAIVAAAEQGGLSLASPEAFDAVPGYGVEATVNGRLVQVGADRYMTRLGLNVSAFAEEAGRLADEGKSPLYAAVDGELAAIIAVADPIKDSSPEAIRALHGLGLRVAMITGDNRRTAEAIARLLGIDEVLAEVLPDGKILAVKRLQETGHKVAFVGDGINDAPALAHADVGLAIGTGTDIAIESADVVLMSGDLRGIPNALGISKATIRNIKQNLFWAFFYNTSLIPVAAGVLYPVFGILLSPVFAAAAMAVSSVFVLTNALRLRGFTPPMRAERSAPRERQAEVVTA
- a CDS encoding metal-sensitive transcriptional regulator; this encodes MASSPANVREPDEVAHPDCLHLDGEVRKHAALRLKSAKGHLEGVLRMLEDESVYCVDVLKQIKAVQGALSKVNEAVLRSHIKDHVATAAVRGDTDKIVEELMEALKYRA
- a CDS encoding heavy-metal-associated domain-containing protein, encoding MTELKITGMTCEHCQKAVTNALEGVAGVDTVTVDLDTGIAKVGGSPDVQALVSAVEEEGYQASPLR
- a CDS encoding glutamine--tRNA ligase/YqeY domain fusion protein; this encodes MPTQSVQSTAADESNGEKRVVAPNFITDIISEDLASGGCERVVTRWPPEPNGYIHIGHAKAINLNFGIAQDYGGRCSLRFDDTNPATEDSEYVEAIKRDIRWLGFDWGDNLFFASDYFGQLYEHAVTLIERGLAYVDSLSEAEIRDYRGTITAPGRESPYRNRSVADNLGLLERMRRGEFAEGAHVLRAKIDMAHPNMVMRDPILYRIRHTHHYRTGDAWHIYPLYDFAHGLCDAIEGVTHSLCTLEFETRRELYDWFVTRLYEPPRPHQYEFGRHAIEYTVTGKRKLIELVKDGHVSGWDDPRLPTIAGLRRRGVTPAAIHDFNNRIGVSKQNSSVSIALLEHSIRDDLNFKAPRVMAVLEPLKVIISNYPAGKAEELSASYWPHDVPKEGSRGVPFSRELYIERGDFEEHPPQGFKRLSPGGEVRLRYAYVIRCDEVIKDAAGQVSELRCSYDPATLGAPPPGRKVKGTVHWLSAGHALPAELRLYDRLFRVAKPDAGERPFTDYLNPESLVVRRGFVEPSVGDDPKDSRYQFERQGYFMQDPIDSRPGALVFNRIVTLRDSWAKAAKDKPAERAAAKAEPKAAAGAASEGAPRDPLLDFSPEQRARFARYRGDLSLSRDDAALLAGDSSLAAFFEGALERHGNAQGVANWTVNEVRRAFKERSAEDLSLEPADLGALVALVDEGTITRRVAKEVFAAMMETGGDPREIVREKGLEQVADEAALEPLVDGLVATNPDKVEAYRGGKTGLLSFFVGQVMRETQGKANPQLVQELVTRKLA